The Coccidioides posadasii str. Silveira chromosome 2, complete sequence genomic interval GGCTACAGATCCGGGTGACATGGTGTAAGTCGTAGGGACTCCGCGGGTTAGAATTCTCGGCTGTTTTAGCGCACTTTGCGCATAGGTCTGGGAAGATGAAAGGGAAAGAGCACGCTTTGGTTTTGGTGGGCAAGGACAAGGTGTTGTATCAGACTGAACTGGAGATCTAAGTGGCCGTGATGACTTCGTTTCATCATCTTCTATCGTTGATGCCGGCAGCTTTGTCGATATTGAAGACACACGAGATCTTATCGAGGTTCGTGCGCTGGGAAAACCGCGATTTATCGGCACTTCCGGGTTTCCTTCAGATCCCTTCCCGGCTGTTGTCGGTGTCGGGACTGTAGATGAAGTGGAGTGATTGTATGATCTAAAGATAACGCTCTCCGGGGCGTTGGGTATGACACATTTTTGTGCGGCAAACTTTTTGATCTTGGTTTCAAGTGCGCGGTTGAACTGATCCAAACATTGCACCATTCGAGCTTTCGCAGGTGTCGGAAAACTCACTTCATCAGATCGGGGAATCCTCCACCGCGGGTAGAGAGTCCCATGGGAGCTAGGCGTATAGAAGCCCCCGTGGGTTTTTATCAACAAATCGCACAACAAGCATGCCTGTTTATTGGATACGATAACCCGGGGTTGAGTGACCGTATTCATTTGACATTCGTAATGAAACAGCAGCTGAATTTCGGCGTGCACTCGTTTGTCCAGCTCGGGATGCTTCTGCAGTTCTTGTTCAATTTGACTTAAACTTTTCCCCGATTGCTCTTGAACCAAACGCACAAAATTCTTCTGTCTACGCGAAGTAAGAGAACGACTAAAGAGGCCTCGACGAACAGATAACGACTCGGCACCAGTCTTGCTCTCACCAAAAGGCTTGACCTCTTCTATGCGTAAGTCATGGAAAGCATGGAATTTCCGGGCCGCTGATAAGAGGTACCGTGCCGCATGGCGATACTGATGAAGTTTATTGAGGCTCCTGATCATGTCGTACCTGGGATGACTGGGGTTGTTCAAAATTGACCTGGTATCAATAGGACGAAGTACCCGCCCAACACGACGTATGATATCGTTAAGGATTGCCCTCCCTGATTCTGATCTTGCATCACGAGGTGGAAGGCTTTCAAGATCGCCAAACAAATCTATCAAAGAATCGACTTGCTGCCAATAGAAGTCAATATCTTTAGGAGGGTTTTGGTCCCAGTCCAGCAGTTTCAGGTTATCACGAAGCTTGTGTATAAATTGCACTCTTCCCGATTGTCGCGAGGACTTCGCATGACGCGATCGGAGACGACCAAGTAATCGCAATTGGCAAGCGCCGATGATCTCGTTCAGCAGCacatcttcttgctttttcagGGGCTCTACACCACTATTAGTGATGAATATATTTCAGTCTTCACCAACAAACCTGAACATGAGGCCTTCCTCAAAGCACTGGTTATTCTGGCGAATGCATCTTTTCGATCTGTCTGGGGTCCCGCATTTACAGCAGTCCGAATGGTAAGGCTGTGTCCATCGAGCGACTGCTCGACGCAAACAGCGCCCACCTTCCGAGGATTATCTGTGTTTGACAATAAAATGGCAAATGCCTCTGCTGTTCGCCGCTCGTCCTCGAATGACAATATGAAATGCGACGCACGGCCATCATCAATGAATTTAGATGGGATGGGGTTTTCCGGAACTGGCTCCTTCGGATTTAACAATGCCAGCAGGGCTATATTTTCCGCGATAGCGCCAAGGCGTGCCAT includes:
- a CDS encoding uncharacterized protein (EggNog:ENOG410PPMG), which gives rise to MARLGAIAENIALLALLNPKEPVPENPIPSKFIDDGRASHFILSFEDERRTAEAFAILLSNTDNPRKVGAVCVEQSLDGHSLTIRTAVNAGPQTDRKDAFARITSALRKASCSEPLKKQEDVLLNEIIGACQLRLLGRLRSRHAKSSRQSGRVQFIHKLRDNLKLLDWDQNPPKDIDFYWQQVDSLIDLFGDLESLPPRDARSESGRAILNDIIRRVGRVLRPIDTRSILNNPSHPRYDMIRSLNKLHQYRHAARYLLSAARKFHAFHDLRIEEVKPFGESKTGAESLSVRRGLFSRSLTSRRQKNFVRLVQEQSGKSLSQIEQELQKHPELDKRVHAEIQLLFHYECQMNTVTQPRVIVSNKQACLLCDLLIKTHGGFYTPSSHGTLYPRWRIPRSDEVSFPTPAKARMVQCLDQFNRALETKIKKFAAQKCVIPNAPESVIFRSYNHSTSSTVPTPTTAGKGSEGNPEVPINRGFPSARTSIRSRVSSISTKLPASTIEDDETKSSRPLRSPVQSDTTPCPCPPKPKRALSLSSSQTYAQSALKQPRILTRGVPTTYTMSPGSVAQFQAPRIHLDLSYEQACALEGSSLSPSCTSARSALIPSTAEAHEDLTLQVEWLDAENTKLGGLLERIVDIAFPWARKRRKIADGALFKGHGLVFVNKDNAVSLKAIGPG